A genomic segment from Thermoplasmataceae archaeon encodes:
- a CDS encoding C2H2 type zinc finger domain-containing protein: protein MPICPVCDAEFPMNNYEDMAYHFHQYAEKSDSLHVSWLNRNITKNKAPHLDLAQKLAGYYHLSDGDLKNWIIRDFIRRFRGDMPHPFILSMQAYNPDVMKGYVVEHHHFLKQWIKSCSYVIAKTDFEDVQSYELDNIMTELHGYGSEEPSHHELLIRMGEALGMSREYILSEKPLKATASATRTWDQLARNESWIRVMAAMHSLELIANRDLGRYGAKYQYFNPDFLLMNNIPTSVKNFLREGYEADVSHSYIALDLVEKYRKPEDTEGIQYAYLKSVDAFSSYLEARLERGESFGNKQ from the coding sequence ATGCCCATATGTCCTGTATGCGACGCTGAATTCCCCATGAATAATTACGAAGATATGGCATATCACTTCCACCAGTATGCTGAAAAGAGTGACTCCCTTCACGTTTCTTGGCTGAACAGGAATATAACCAAGAATAAGGCTCCCCACCTGGATCTTGCACAGAAGCTTGCCGGATACTATCATCTGAGTGATGGTGACCTGAAAAACTGGATAATTAGGGATTTTATCAGAAGATTCCGTGGTGACATGCCCCACCCATTCATTCTCTCCATGCAGGCATACAACCCAGATGTCATGAAAGGATATGTTGTGGAGCATCACCATTTTCTAAAGCAGTGGATAAAATCATGCTCCTACGTCATTGCCAAGACCGACTTTGAGGACGTTCAGTCTTACGAGCTGGATAACATAATGACAGAGCTTCATGGTTATGGAAGCGAAGAACCGTCACATCACGAGCTGCTCATAAGGATGGGTGAGGCACTTGGCATGAGTAGGGAGTATATACTCTCTGAAAAACCGCTGAAAGCCACAGCCAGTGCCACCAGAACATGGGATCAGCTCGCAAGAAATGAGAGTTGGATCCGGGTAATGGCGGCGATGCATTCTCTAGAGCTAATAGCAAACAGGGACCTGGGCAGGTATGGGGCAAAATACCAGTATTTCAATCCCGATTTTCTCCTCATGAATAATATCCCCACCTCGGTGAAGAATTTTCTCAGGGAAGGGTATGAGGCGGACGTTTCTCATTCCTATATTGCGCTGGACCTTGTAGAAAAATACAGGAAGCCAGAAGACACAGAGGGCATACAGTACGCCTACCTGAAGTCCGTTGACGCTTTCAGCAGCTATCTAGAGGCAAGACTTGAGAGGGGTGAGAGCTTTGGAAACAAACAATAA
- a CDS encoding iron-containing redox enzyme family protein, which produces MTQEVSNDFYGEMYGFVKRHSAINNEFIDRFARGDITVSEFKRFSQEFYHFTREWVSILSVLLVNTPDENDAKNLTTILVSELGDMDPTKRHELLYRKYLRSIGMEPREIMVRKQVPSTKAWLDGMRKYFGSDHFEALGAEFGLENMAIPMWDKILAGFKVWKQKHPEYAGMDIDYFTFHRELEEHHEEAMEDVLGAHKDDPVAQKKFMTGADGILRLEERFWIGLGDKNNRSNA; this is translated from the coding sequence ATGACTCAAGAAGTGTCCAATGACTTTTATGGAGAGATGTACGGTTTTGTTAAGAGGCACAGCGCAATAAACAACGAATTCATAGACCGTTTTGCGAGAGGCGACATTACGGTTTCTGAATTCAAGCGTTTTTCACAAGAGTTCTATCATTTTACTCGCGAGTGGGTATCAATACTTTCAGTACTTCTTGTTAATACGCCAGATGAGAACGACGCGAAGAACCTGACCACGATCCTCGTGTCGGAACTCGGTGACATGGATCCGACAAAGAGGCATGAACTTCTGTACAGGAAATATCTCAGAAGCATAGGAATGGAACCTAGGGAAATCATGGTCAGGAAACAGGTCCCGTCAACAAAGGCATGGCTCGACGGCATGCGAAAGTATTTCGGGAGCGACCACTTCGAAGCTCTCGGCGCAGAGTTTGGTCTCGAGAACATGGCGATACCAATGTGGGACAAGATTCTGGCGGGCTTCAAGGTATGGAAACAGAAACATCCTGAATATGCAGGCATGGATATAGACTACTTCACATTTCACAGGGAACTGGAAGAGCACCATGAGGAGGCGATGGAGGATGTCCTCGGAGCTCACAAGGATGATCCAGTGGCCCAGAAGAAATTCATGACCGGAGCGGACGGAATACTGAGACTTGAGGAAAGGTTCTGGATCGGGCTTGGGGATAAGAATAACAGATCGAATGCCTGA
- the uppS gene encoding polyprenyl diphosphate synthase, whose amino-acid sequence MGVTSKFGDFVGQIYERTLLQEISRDKVPNHLGIITDGNRRYARSFGISIDEGHVAGKNKLENVLDWCREAGIKIVTVYAFSTENFRRDEKEVKFLFKLINQGLLDLMKDERVQKYRIGVKVIGEKVYLPEYLIETIKKVEQETSKNKDFRLNLAIGYGGREEILNAVRRLLDDGMNGRIKSSDITEEKFRQYLYDGNTPDPDLILRTSGEERVSNFLLWQSAYSELYFSDVYWPELRKVDFLRAIRSYQMRKRRFGE is encoded by the coding sequence ATGGGCGTAACCTCTAAGTTCGGAGACTTCGTAGGTCAAATATATGAGAGAACTCTTCTGCAGGAGATTTCCCGCGATAAGGTTCCCAATCATCTCGGGATAATAACTGACGGTAACAGAAGATATGCGAGATCTTTTGGAATAAGCATCGACGAGGGCCATGTGGCGGGAAAGAACAAGCTGGAAAACGTTCTCGACTGGTGTCGGGAGGCTGGCATAAAGATCGTCACCGTGTATGCTTTCTCCACAGAGAATTTTCGCAGGGACGAAAAGGAAGTCAAATTTCTCTTCAAGCTGATAAACCAGGGCCTTCTTGACCTTATGAAAGACGAGAGGGTTCAGAAGTACCGCATTGGAGTCAAGGTCATTGGGGAAAAGGTCTATCTTCCAGAATATCTCATAGAGACAATCAAGAAAGTAGAACAGGAGACTTCTAAAAACAAGGATTTTAGGCTGAACCTCGCCATAGGATACGGTGGAAGAGAAGAGATCCTCAACGCAGTAAGAAGATTGCTCGATGACGGCATGAATGGACGTATAAAATCTTCAGATATCACGGAAGAGAAGTTCAGGCAATATCTTTACGACGGAAATACGCCAGATCCAGACCTGATCCTGAGGACGAGCGGTGAAGAGAGGGTATCAAATTTCCTGCTGTGGCAGAGCGCCTATTCCGAGCTCTACTTCAGTGATGTTTACTGGCCTGAATTAAGGAAAGTCGATTTTTTAAGGGCCATAAGGTCATATCAGATGCGAAAGCGGAGGTTTGGAGAATAG
- the glmM gene encoding phosphoglucosamine mutase, with amino-acid sequence MSGNDARPRLFGTNGIRGTPNKDLNVEFCEKIGKSIGTYVNSAEIVIGKDTRISGDMILSAVSAGVMSTGTDILDLGIVPTPALQYFCKKKGMYGIVITASHNPPHFNGIKCIHRDGTEMPSEGEEGIEQLYYDNDFTSADWKSIGRYRRYSGAVEEYIKGVMSMVDVELIRSKAFRVAVDTGNGASYESTPDLLKHLGCSVVSLNANPDGTFSARHSEPKPENLGSIMTIMKGGGFAVGFAHDGDADRAVVLDESGEFIDGDRTLALITKNSIKNGDIAVTPISSSDAIGDVCREAGARLIRTRVGAPIVSRTMIENGAKIGGEENGGIIYGPHQYCRDGAMAVALFLELMAKTNKTPSDLLKQIPEYHLIKRSVDLKRPWTDVRNALIAKLSEEVTDLMDGIKVIRKDGWVLIRPSGTEPIVRVYSQSKNPNAASDLENEFVDIVKSVNSGK; translated from the coding sequence ATGTCCGGCAATGATGCACGTCCAAGACTTTTCGGAACAAATGGCATAAGGGGAACGCCAAACAAGGACCTCAACGTGGAGTTCTGCGAAAAAATTGGAAAATCAATAGGAACGTATGTCAATTCCGCCGAGATAGTCATAGGAAAGGATACCAGAATAAGCGGAGACATGATTCTATCTGCCGTTTCAGCGGGAGTCATGTCAACTGGTACAGATATCCTTGATCTGGGTATAGTTCCAACACCCGCACTGCAGTATTTCTGTAAGAAGAAAGGAATGTACGGGATCGTGATCACTGCCTCGCACAATCCTCCGCATTTCAATGGCATTAAGTGCATTCACAGAGACGGAACAGAGATGCCCAGTGAAGGTGAGGAAGGTATCGAGCAGCTATATTATGATAACGACTTCACCAGTGCCGACTGGAAATCTATCGGACGGTACAGAAGATATTCTGGTGCCGTCGAGGAGTATATCAAGGGAGTTATGTCGATGGTAGACGTTGAACTCATAAGGAGTAAGGCATTCAGAGTCGCTGTGGACACCGGAAATGGGGCTTCTTATGAAAGCACACCGGATCTTCTGAAGCATCTTGGGTGTTCTGTTGTTTCCCTTAACGCCAATCCTGATGGGACGTTCAGCGCCAGGCACTCCGAGCCGAAACCTGAGAATCTTGGATCGATCATGACCATAATGAAGGGAGGTGGATTCGCCGTTGGTTTCGCTCATGATGGAGATGCCGACAGGGCGGTAGTACTGGACGAATCCGGAGAATTCATTGATGGAGACAGAACCCTTGCACTGATCACCAAGAACTCGATCAAGAATGGGGACATTGCAGTCACCCCGATCAGCAGTTCTGATGCTATCGGTGACGTTTGCCGTGAAGCAGGAGCGAGGCTTATTAGAACGAGGGTTGGAGCACCTATTGTTTCTAGAACAATGATAGAGAATGGAGCAAAGATTGGCGGGGAGGAAAACGGTGGAATAATCTATGGTCCTCACCAGTACTGCAGGGACGGCGCAATGGCAGTCGCGCTCTTTCTGGAACTGATGGCCAAGACCAACAAAACACCTTCAGATCTATTGAAGCAGATACCTGAGTATCACCTCATCAAGAGAAGCGTCGATCTCAAGAGACCATGGACAGATGTCAGGAATGCCCTAATTGCAAAGCTGAGTGAAGAGGTCACCGATCTTATGGATGGGATAAAGGTCATAAGAAAAGATGGCTGGGTCCTTATTCGCCCATCTGGAACTGAACCCATAGTGAGGGTATACTCTCAGTCAAAGAACCCGAATGCTGCCTCGGACCTTGAGAACGAATTCGTTGATATCGTTAAATCGGTCAACTCAGGTAAGTGA
- the serS gene encoding serine--tRNA ligase, protein MIDVKLLRENPQLFYDSCKKRFFDTAILDKFFTLDSSWRDKLREINDIKHSKNQITESISKAVKSSGDVSAEREAVKDLNARIAVLEADQSRISEERDTILRLIPNLLNDDVPVCQGDENNRIVKYVGHATVYKEDLPTFLRDSGNSSDYETTDSRPVSHVDIIKDLDIVDLERAGKISGARFFFIKNRLFKLEQALINYATDFLADRGFTVVEPPLMINFDSMAGATDVETFKESLYKIEGEDLYLIATSEHAIAAMLKNETLEENELPQRVAGASQCFRREAGAHGKDSKGIFRVHQFNKVEQFIFCKPEDSWDYFAEILANSEDIYQSLRLPYRVVNVCSGELGYLAQKKYDMEAWFPAQGKFREIVSISNDTDYQSRSLGIKYRTRDGNKFVHTLNGTAVATKRILVAIMENFQYDNGKAFRIPDVLVPYTGFDHIDQK, encoded by the coding sequence ATGATAGATGTTAAACTCCTGAGAGAGAACCCTCAACTGTTTTACGATTCCTGCAAAAAGCGCTTTTTCGACACCGCTATTCTGGACAAGTTCTTTACACTCGATTCATCGTGGCGAGATAAACTCAGGGAGATCAACGACATAAAACACAGCAAGAACCAGATTACGGAATCAATCTCTAAGGCAGTAAAATCAAGTGGGGATGTCTCGGCTGAAAGAGAAGCCGTTAAAGATCTCAACGCAAGGATTGCAGTGCTTGAGGCTGACCAGAGCAGGATATCCGAGGAGAGAGATACTATCCTCCGGTTGATCCCGAATCTTCTAAATGATGACGTTCCCGTATGCCAGGGGGATGAGAACAACAGGATCGTGAAGTATGTTGGGCATGCCACGGTGTATAAGGAAGATCTTCCAACGTTCCTGCGTGATTCCGGGAATTCCAGTGATTATGAAACCACAGACAGCCGACCGGTAAGTCACGTTGACATTATCAAGGATCTGGACATTGTGGATCTGGAACGTGCCGGGAAGATTTCAGGGGCCAGATTCTTCTTTATCAAGAACAGGCTGTTCAAGCTGGAGCAGGCACTGATAAATTATGCAACAGATTTCCTGGCAGACAGAGGGTTCACGGTTGTTGAGCCTCCGCTGATGATTAATTTTGATTCCATGGCTGGGGCTACCGATGTGGAAACCTTCAAAGAATCTCTTTACAAGATAGAGGGGGAAGATCTCTACCTGATAGCAACGTCTGAGCACGCCATTGCGGCAATGCTGAAAAATGAAACTCTCGAGGAAAACGAGCTTCCACAGAGGGTTGCAGGCGCTTCCCAGTGCTTCAGAAGAGAGGCGGGCGCACATGGGAAAGACAGCAAGGGAATATTCAGGGTGCACCAGTTCAATAAGGTGGAGCAGTTCATCTTCTGCAAGCCCGAGGATTCTTGGGATTATTTCGCTGAAATTCTCGCGAACAGCGAAGATATATACCAGAGCCTTAGATTGCCGTACCGGGTCGTGAATGTGTGTTCCGGAGAGCTGGGGTATCTCGCCCAGAAGAAGTACGACATGGAAGCATGGTTTCCTGCACAGGGGAAATTTAGGGAGATCGTTTCAATATCCAACGACACTGACTACCAGTCAAGATCGCTGGGGATAAAGTATCGCACCAGAGACGGGAACAAATTTGTGCATACGCTCAACGGGACAGCAGTCGCTACTAAGAGGATACTTGTAGCAATTATGGAGAACTTCCAGTACGACAACGGAAAAGCATTCCGAATTCCTGATGTGCTTGTTCCATATACCGGATTTGACCATATAGATCAGAAATGA
- a CDS encoding glycosyltransferase: MFSLYEFAFYAFTGFLSLTFLGLLLISIGNRNRNIEVPGNAGLRTLVIIPCRGLDFSLRENIASIMDQNYDRFSCVAVVDEMEDPAIPVLKETGIPVIKSEFICKGCSGKVRAISTAISKLTDYDAYVIADSDILVGREWLRHLVFPLSRGEYGLVTAFPYFKPVGGFWSKVKMVWGFVGVGMMESEITRFGWGGSLAFLKNLIASENDMREFSSSISDDIALTKLVKRSGKKIFYSRLAQPVINSTDNFSVFLEWANRQTALSESSSPRVFQYGVLFFGSTDFLLISSVVMSLLVSPLFLVFLLPSVITAFKNARRSRENRLFAFLMSFGIPYLYLYNLIAAKKMKKITWRGREYPIK; this comes from the coding sequence ATGTTTTCGCTGTACGAATTTGCATTTTATGCCTTCACAGGCTTTCTTTCACTGACCTTTCTTGGTCTGCTCCTGATCTCCATTGGCAACCGTAATAGGAACATTGAAGTTCCCGGAAATGCAGGGCTGAGAACACTGGTCATAATTCCCTGCCGCGGCCTTGACTTCTCGCTCAGGGAAAATATCGCATCCATAATGGATCAGAACTACGACAGATTCAGTTGTGTTGCAGTGGTCGATGAAATGGAAGATCCGGCAATTCCAGTTCTAAAGGAAACCGGCATCCCTGTCATTAAATCCGAATTTATTTGCAAAGGATGCAGCGGAAAGGTCAGGGCGATTTCCACAGCCATTTCTAAACTCACCGACTATGATGCTTATGTCATTGCTGATTCTGACATCCTGGTTGGAAGAGAGTGGTTGAGGCACCTTGTATTTCCATTGTCTCGTGGGGAATATGGCCTTGTCACGGCTTTCCCTTATTTCAAGCCGGTTGGCGGATTCTGGTCAAAGGTGAAAATGGTTTGGGGGTTTGTGGGCGTTGGTATGATGGAATCCGAAATTACAAGATTTGGCTGGGGAGGATCCCTTGCGTTTCTCAAGAATCTAATAGCCTCCGAAAATGACATGCGTGAATTCAGTTCGTCTATTTCCGATGACATAGCGCTTACAAAGCTTGTCAAGAGATCTGGGAAGAAAATATTCTATTCAAGATTGGCACAGCCAGTCATAAACTCTACCGATAATTTCAGCGTGTTTCTAGAGTGGGCAAACAGGCAGACTGCCCTTTCAGAGTCTTCCTCGCCAAGAGTGTTCCAGTACGGCGTCTTGTTCTTCGGATCTACAGATTTCCTGCTGATTAGCTCAGTAGTGATGTCTCTCCTCGTATCACCGTTATTTCTCGTCTTCCTTCTTCCTTCAGTCATAACTGCATTTAAGAATGCGAGGAGAAGCAGGGAAAACAGGTTGTTTGCCTTCCTGATGAGCTTCGGAATCCCTTACCTGTATCTGTACAACCTTATTGCAGCAAAAAAAATGAAAAAGATTACGTGGAGAGGACGGGAGTATCCAATAAAATGA
- a CDS encoding rhodanese-like domain-containing protein: MSILDFFRKPELLQDLSPDEFEQKLKRDDVIALDTRTHAEYSRGHIEGTKLQPLSTIKSIVGDLEKDRHYVLVCATGHRSRAAAATLIRNGINNVSHLEGGMRSWNRAGKKIVK; encoded by the coding sequence ATGAGTATTCTTGATTTTTTCAGGAAACCGGAACTGCTTCAGGACCTCTCCCCGGACGAGTTTGAACAGAAGCTGAAGCGGGATGACGTTATAGCCCTTGATACCAGGACCCACGCGGAATACTCGAGGGGGCACATAGAAGGGACCAAGCTCCAGCCATTGAGCACAATCAAGAGCATTGTGGGCGATCTAGAAAAGGACAGGCACTATGTTCTTGTCTGCGCCACAGGTCATAGAAGCAGGGCAGCTGCTGCCACCCTTATCAGGAACGGCATCAATAATGTCAGTCATCTTGAGGGGGGAATGCGTTCATGGAACAGGGCTGGTAAAAAAATAGTCAAATGA
- a CDS encoding TA0938 family protein, translating into METNNKEGCALCDATWGEYYREIDGEKMLFCCNICADIFGNMVAEIKRRTGWNSIDYVELVGNYSSGRNCKARNGGSEYKYYFRTYSDGRLMKFEDR; encoded by the coding sequence TTGGAAACAAACAATAAGGAAGGTTGCGCGCTCTGTGATGCCACATGGGGGGAGTATTACCGGGAGATTGACGGGGAGAAGATGTTATTCTGCTGTAACATCTGCGCGGACATTTTCGGAAACATGGTGGCAGAGATAAAAAGGAGAACGGGGTGGAACAGCATTGATTACGTTGAACTTGTTGGGAATTATTCATCGGGTAGAAACTGTAAGGCCAGAAATGGTGGTTCTGAATACAAATACTATTTCAGAACGTACTCAGACGGAAGACTGATGAAATTTGAGGACAGATGA
- a CDS encoding tRNA(Ile)(2)-agmatinylcytidine synthase, giving the protein MYLAFDDTDSKDGMCTTYLMARFLSETRYSIVGFPRLVRLNPNIRYKTRGNGALMVRIGTGGRGNPSKIGTYHGKDIVSYEDAVDVSDPGEILEEILGLMDILARYDDPETNPGVVISGRQFPPWLYSEALIREVTMGEVEEFLREHGATWVKRKNGRGIIGSAAAISWPMHSLTYECISYRAPHNVLDNRTKVEAAEYADSLPGTFNNIDRENGYAAIFPRERTPVMYGIRSTGYEGLLEETEIMDRKFGLQSEGKILYVTNQGTDDHILFDPLVLRELGSYSLEGEVSGNPWVIDGGHYFANIMNRNLEARICAFEPTKSFRRIFSQLRSGDRVRVFGSYVDGAIHVEKMQVLEVSRQFSRVLPYCNECGAQMKSKGESDFRCPMCGKKKRYAEYRETKRKLSAGFYDVPVMARRHLSKPFELENMKEEPAQ; this is encoded by the coding sequence TTGTATCTGGCTTTTGACGATACTGACTCAAAGGACGGCATGTGCACCACTTATCTAATGGCAAGATTCCTGTCTGAAACAAGGTATTCCATAGTGGGGTTCCCGAGGCTTGTTAGGCTGAACCCAAACATAAGGTACAAGACCAGGGGAAACGGGGCGCTGATGGTGCGCATTGGAACCGGAGGGAGAGGAAACCCCAGTAAAATTGGAACTTATCATGGAAAGGATATTGTTTCGTACGAGGATGCAGTTGATGTTTCAGATCCGGGAGAAATCCTCGAAGAAATACTTGGTCTTATGGATATCCTGGCCAGATATGATGATCCGGAAACAAATCCAGGTGTGGTAATTTCGGGGAGGCAGTTTCCACCGTGGCTCTATTCTGAGGCTCTTATCCGGGAAGTCACCATGGGTGAGGTGGAGGAATTCCTCAGGGAACATGGCGCAACATGGGTAAAGAGGAAGAATGGAAGAGGTATTATCGGGTCGGCAGCTGCAATATCATGGCCTATGCATTCCCTGACCTATGAATGCATATCATACAGGGCTCCACATAATGTGCTGGATAACAGAACTAAAGTTGAAGCAGCGGAATATGCGGACTCTCTGCCAGGCACTTTCAACAATATAGACAGGGAGAATGGTTATGCTGCAATATTCCCAAGAGAGAGAACACCTGTGATGTATGGCATAAGATCGACAGGTTATGAGGGTCTGCTAGAAGAAACGGAAATAATGGACCGTAAGTTTGGTCTACAGAGTGAGGGAAAAATCCTATATGTAACGAATCAGGGAACTGACGATCATATACTCTTTGATCCGCTGGTGCTGAGGGAACTTGGGTCTTATAGTCTGGAGGGGGAAGTTTCAGGAAATCCATGGGTGATCGATGGGGGACACTACTTCGCCAACATTATGAATCGTAATCTTGAAGCGAGGATTTGCGCCTTTGAACCAACTAAGTCCTTCCGACGGATTTTTTCTCAGCTGCGATCTGGAGATCGTGTTCGTGTCTTTGGTTCATATGTGGATGGAGCTATTCATGTGGAAAAGATGCAGGTACTAGAGGTATCAAGGCAATTCTCCAGAGTATTGCCTTACTGCAATGAATGCGGTGCACAGATGAAGAGCAAAGGTGAAAGTGATTTCCGATGCCCCATGTGTGGGAAGAAGAAAAGATACGCTGAATACAGGGAGACCAAGAGAAAACTGTCAGCAGGATTCTATGATGTTCCCGTAATGGCGCGCAGGCATCTTTCGAAGCCATTTGAACTTGAAAATATGAAAGAGGAACCTGCACAATGA
- a CDS encoding 2,3-bisphosphoglycerate-independent phosphoglycerate mutase has protein sequence MKKILLVILDGLGDRPNWELGNMTALQAAFRPNLNYMATKGINGLQHPISPGIRAGSDTSHLSLLGYDPVSVYTGRGPFEAMGLGMDVLAGDIAFRANFASRDDSMRILDRRAGRITSGTAELAKALNMEINGVEFHVKEGVEHRAALVMHGEGLSPNVTDSDPHEAGRKVTSVSATKDDGEFTASVINKFIVESRKILDEHEVNHDRIRQGLPPGNELLLRGAGIAPKLELFQDKFGMKGSCVVGIPMISGICKLAGIDPIKVPGVTGRVDTDYEGKIRGAVDALRKYDYVLVNVKATDIAGHDGDPGLKRDVIEKIDLALGQLKHLSQDTVVCVTGDHSTPCSVKDHSGDPVPILFYTDGTVADNVIQFDEISAQSSALRLRSVDVMPYLMQLSDRAEKYGA, from the coding sequence ATGAAAAAGATATTGCTCGTGATCCTTGATGGGTTAGGAGACAGACCGAACTGGGAACTTGGAAACATGACAGCCCTGCAGGCTGCTTTCAGGCCTAATCTCAATTACATGGCTACCAAGGGAATAAACGGCCTGCAACATCCCATTTCTCCTGGGATCCGCGCTGGATCTGACACTTCTCACCTCTCACTCCTGGGATATGATCCTGTATCCGTATATACGGGAAGGGGCCCATTCGAGGCCATGGGGCTTGGAATGGACGTTCTTGCAGGAGATATTGCATTCCGTGCTAATTTTGCATCAAGAGACGATTCCATGCGCATACTCGATAGGAGGGCGGGGAGGATCACAAGCGGTACAGCTGAACTGGCGAAGGCGCTTAATATGGAGATAAACGGCGTTGAATTTCACGTAAAGGAAGGAGTGGAGCATAGGGCTGCCCTTGTAATGCATGGAGAAGGTCTTTCCCCAAACGTGACAGATTCAGACCCGCACGAAGCTGGAAGAAAGGTTACCAGCGTGAGCGCAACAAAAGATGACGGGGAATTTACAGCATCTGTTATAAACAAATTTATAGTTGAATCCCGGAAAATATTGGATGAACATGAAGTAAATCATGATAGGATAAGGCAGGGTCTCCCACCAGGCAATGAACTCCTTCTCCGGGGTGCTGGGATCGCTCCAAAACTGGAATTATTCCAGGACAAGTTTGGAATGAAGGGTTCCTGTGTCGTGGGTATCCCAATGATTTCGGGGATATGTAAACTCGCAGGCATCGATCCAATTAAAGTTCCCGGTGTAACCGGAAGAGTAGATACCGATTATGAGGGAAAGATAAGGGGCGCCGTTGACGCGCTGAGGAAATATGATTATGTTCTGGTGAACGTAAAGGCAACTGACATAGCCGGACATGATGGCGACCCTGGACTCAAAAGGGACGTGATAGAGAAGATTGACCTTGCGCTCGGTCAGCTGAAACATCTCTCACAGGACACAGTTGTATGTGTCACCGGAGACCACAGCACTCCGTGTTCTGTTAAGGATCATTCCGGAGATCCAGTTCCAATACTCTTCTACACCGACGGAACCGTTGCGGACAACGTCATACAGTTTGATGAGATAAGTGCTCAGAGTTCTGCGCTGAGGCTCAGAAGTGTTGATGTGATGCCATATCTTATGCAACTTTCCGACAGAGCTGAAAAGTACGGTGCATGA
- a CDS encoding CDP-alcohol phosphatidyltransferase family protein translates to MVLDSMRSRVDPYLLPIAERFSKTSPDLISYLALVLAALTGIFYYLSSTYFLIAAFIALLLSSLFDALDGRVARLRNLSSKRGDLLDHVFDRYADVFIITGITFSRFGSVPIGLAAIIGVMLTSYMGTQSQALGLKRNYSGILGRADRLVFILVAIMLQILILWSHNYYGVRVDVSTILLIWFAIGGNITAVMRFRDAYKSLT, encoded by the coding sequence ATGGTTCTCGATTCCATGCGTTCGCGAGTAGACCCTTATTTGCTTCCAATAGCAGAGAGATTCAGCAAAACAAGCCCTGATCTCATCTCGTATCTTGCCCTAGTTTTAGCTGCTCTTACTGGAATTTTCTACTATCTTTCGTCTACCTATTTCCTCATAGCTGCATTCATAGCTCTCCTACTGTCCTCTCTTTTCGATGCGCTTGACGGAAGGGTGGCGAGGCTCAGAAACTTATCCTCCAAAAGAGGGGACCTCCTGGATCACGTCTTTGACAGGTATGCGGATGTATTCATCATAACGGGAATAACGTTCTCTAGATTTGGAAGCGTTCCGATTGGCCTAGCAGCCATTATAGGTGTTATGCTCACGAGTTACATGGGTACACAATCCCAGGCTCTCGGGCTTAAGAGGAATTATTCTGGCATACTTGGGCGAGCCGACAGGCTTGTCTTCATACTGGTCGCAATTATGCTTCAGATTCTCATCTTATGGTCACATAATTACTATGGAGTGCGAGTTGACGTTTCTACCATACTACTCATTTGGTTTGCCATAGGTGGAAACATAACGGCAGTGATGCGGTTCAGGGATGCCTACAAATCACTTACCTGA
- a CDS encoding AAA family ATPase: MICISGVPGSGKTTICSLLVSKGMDCRSANRVAEDLDCISNGAVDIDKMRSRMPQVDVLEGHYAHLLGCEAVIILTAREDIIRERLSARGYLNEKIETNIDSLLADTIYYESLDLLPSGKIFRVDTSDISPEQAANLVTQTIRNLRINNKS, encoded by the coding sequence ATGATTTGCATATCAGGGGTTCCAGGCTCTGGAAAAACGACCATCTGTTCTTTACTCGTCTCCAAGGGTATGGATTGCAGGTCCGCGAACAGGGTTGCAGAAGATCTGGATTGCATAAGCAACGGTGCAGTCGACATCGATAAGATGAGGTCAAGAATGCCTCAAGTTGACGTTTTAGAAGGACATTACGCTCACTTGCTAGGCTGTGAAGCCGTTATAATACTTACTGCCCGTGAGGATATAATCAGGGAGAGGCTTTCAGCGCGGGGATATCTTAATGAAAAAATTGAGACAAATATCGATTCCCTTCTGGCAGATACGATCTACTATGAATCACTTGATCTGCTCCCCTCCGGAAAAATCTTCAGGGTTGATACCTCAGATATTTCTCCAGAACAGGCTGCGAATTTGGTAACACAGACCATAAGGAACCTCAGGATAAATAATAAATCCTAA